The Enhydrobacter sp. sequence TATCCCTGTCGCCCTTTCCTAGCCTGCATCGTTGCTCCAGCGATGCTGCAGACTCGCGATATGGACATCGAGATCGCGATCCGAAAAGGTCATGAGGTCGCTGTGACCGAAACCTCGCGAATAGTCCAGGAGAGAGAATATTTCCGGCGCAATGCGGAGCAGTACGACGCTTTTCGATGACGGCCGAGGTGCAATGCGTGCTGCTGCGGCTTTGCGCGCTAGTGCAGGCCGCGGCACCGCGTATTCCGGATAGCGCGTCAGCCGCAGGCGGCTGATATCGTCAAACTCGGTCTGGTCGGTGACGACAGTCGCCGTGCCCGCAAGCGAAAGCCCTTCGATATCGAGAGGACGAGGGGCGTCGCTGCCGATTGCCGCCGACACCCGCGGATCACGCAGGATATTGGCGTACTTCTGCGAGTTGTGCGCGACAAAGCAGTACAACAAGAAGCCGTCGTTGACGTAGCCCACAAGCGTCACCTGCGGCCAGCCGTCGGGCCTGTTGGTCGCGAGTGCCATCAATCGATGCCGGTTCAGCAGTTGAAGTATGGCCTGCTTCTCTTTCACTCGGGATTTCCCGCAATCGAGATTGAAACCGATCGATCTCAGCCAATGGCGCAGGCCTCTTCCTTGATCCAGATCAATCAGGAAAGGGACACTGTTTCCGCCGAAGCCCACCGACGGAACGCAGCG is a genomic window containing:
- a CDS encoding pyridoxamine 5'-phosphate oxidase family protein; the encoded protein is MKEKQAILQLLNRHRLMALATNRPDGWPQVTLVGYVNDGFLLYCFVAHNSQKYANILRDPRVSAAIGSDAPRPLDIEGLSLAGTATVVTDQTEFDDISRLRLTRYPEYAVPRPALARKAAAARIAPRPSSKSVVLLRIAPEIFSLLDYSRGFGHSDLMTFSDRDLDVHIASLQHRWSNDAG